One window of the Yamadazyma tenuis chromosome 6, complete sequence genome contains the following:
- a CDS encoding PRT6_C superfamily protein (EggNog:ENOG503NU3X; COG:O), giving the protein MEEHYQDSSHNIDELKRFLFRLPAEQQFYFSNHTRKTIRKQLFQAISCGGKFLPWFFPNAFPDLHSAPTAEGMLQTIHDEFDSSYSVYYKTSLHKRDPKFNSHNHHAFHSGSPCARIFRKGEPIYRCLTCGYDDTCALCSHCYVPEAHANHNVHIAISLRENGGVCDCGDPEAWVNEFPCPYASNDREANILRNSTMPVELETAFLRTMETILDYVIDVMTHSDLQFTPANELTNDFVDFYSTNSELDSTKYGFDDPQIFDLNSEEFCLMIYNDQNRHYREAVQRVRLASRKVKEFAIMVTDKAQEFGKAKVVTSVDVDVLKERQRILAATGIATSIRSSRDVFREDMCDEILNWISELTESEMFKISNSVKNTFCKAFCRKWRNGLRDDPKIHQWLLYNTGSLDFFNQIPKIPSSRLESDRNPASSHWKFVPKKWRLDPNICRECEYNLNTDDYDLHKNHIGSRLQYFCYLDIRFWRSIRLLLHDMYSTSLITNLKYKNIIACQYVDIYPTITDMFLLKDREPELSLMSTLSTQLFTCPSNSSSIVEHGDLARIFAAIYGFFTDDKIKSPQNVEVTHQISLKSLRNRRWGQIFFDIGYILSRNRHAFTVLSPDVIAMACDILALFQGRPVLKRESKNHVEFENPEYSSFFQSVSVIYQFAESTAHSLNNLKDVSDETIKALSKRAIADVFTFLLNLEVNKYPGLTDETIDVSLVPPKADGTSDNTSIENYSIDSGKVSFLHPIHSFASWLLESSSFNCIEVVREVLDSTCSQFSQAENVQISPTVFFEYSIRTIVLMSQIKSGLWVRNGFGIRSQLQLYKNTSLRESGYMRDLFMIQLFSNLYSPKLVCFTILNRWQLLNGWIAQLTEDEIKGGMTPMDKVKESLAIRQEGNKSEEAGDGTALTYDSKTLSYMLEECLNFFIHLLTEDLYLRSLPDKQTARTRIETEIIQNLCFEPVSYTKLCSQIPDHIVIDKRFDIVLHELTIFTPPNTSKDVGSYRLKDKYFERVNPYYFNYSANTRDDAVKLIKEKVSTTKKIKMSQATITPCIRDPSELGMYKYVGNFSISSYFEDFIITNLLYVEAVGIEKADSLLETMLHLLHICSYESTLNVEKYGSFFDVIAKGTENSVYAPFGNSYTIASFLYKFLSTDCYKEHHSKIRAIFTNFIKKYDVDSLMNSLIEDYDNNKLHESVPVQSQESEMEVKKRMAKEKQAKLMAKFKKQQSSFLRKNKMSNIETSDTELEEEDTIGWSFPEPHCILCQDTAQNSGAFGIISYVSKSSEFRSVPFDDKYWFLKAFSDGCNLNEDETEVNENIFTSNWMSYMDKIKEDNVLGPGFASREHVDSKLVSSSCGHGMHFSCYLSYLNNNRNRQNQITRNSPDNPDHKEFLCPLCKAINNMFVPILWTNNKRSMSEFLKPGPIDNGDLSVFDSLKQMEISRSQYFPGFMKAARKSVEEFSTLSPSAKKVIDNIFSTDTNSDDSRVKQTFNMLLSNMSSVMTFFSFPNSSKADAPSILVNTIKSFEISLRGESSNGLLVHKQLTNNALINLRSLAEFRNSTLYMKTRDFPEEDSRKYDVYVGLVSNLLSFHSNSSFIEKVLEQDFFELLVKTFPVPEAGFSFNVILRATFMAHVIQTIYLISKNILSHNFYQCLEYTILDVPVISTVDEEKAHMAAQVFRRVRKYLIPDDDEDMIANDNKFGFIFYSMLLKACTPFIRRATIYTFVCCADDGNYNGSEEIFLEADRLCDVAGIDSVHTLLSKFLSSTGSFEQKKFNAFFENLHGTNGRSEDHHVSLEYPGQIKLIDLPERLDFFFTKFYYSDKYDKPHTTIEDPAVCLFCGQVVDVQRCAIGSPLGECSAHLLKECPNNIGIFLLPKDKAILLLHKNGGSFTEAPYLDSHGELPVESKRSNTLYLMKPRYNGLIRNAWLNHNIPNLIVRKLDHVIDAGGWNTL; this is encoded by the coding sequence ATGGAAGAACACTATCAAGACTCGAGCCACAACATTGACGAGCTCAAGCGGTTCCTCTTTCGCCTCCCCGCTGAACAGCAGTTCTACTTTTCCAACCATACCCGCAAGACCATCCGCAAACAGCTTTTCCAAGCCATTTCCTGTGGTGGAAAGTTTCTCCCGTGGTTTTTCCCCAATGCATTTCCAGATCTCCACCTGGCACCAACGGCCGAAGGAATGTTACAAACGATCCATGACGAGTTCGACAGCAGCTACAGTGTCTACTACAAAACGAGTCTCCACAAGCGGGACCCAAAGTTCAATTCCCATAATCACCACGCGTTCCACTCGGGTCTGCCGTGTGCACGTATCTTCAGAAAAGGTGAGCCGATTTACCGGTGTTTAACCTGTGGCTACGATGACACGTGTGCGCTCTGCTCGCACTGTTACGTCCCCGAAGCCCACGCCAACCACAACGTCCATATTGCCATTTCGTTGAGAGAAAACGGTGGGGTGTGCGACTGTGGAGACCCCGAGGCGTGGGTCAACGAGTTTCCTTGCCCCTACGCTTCCAACGACAGAGAGGCAAATATACTACGAAATAGTACCATGCCAGTGGAGTTGGAGACGGCGTTTCTCCGGACGATGGAGACCATTCTTGACTACGTTATCGATGTCATGACCCATTCCGACCTCCAGTTCACTCCCGCCAACGAGCTCACCAACGACTTTGTGGACTTTTACTCCACAAACAGCGAGTTGGACTCGACTAAGTATGGGTTCGATGATCCCCAGATTTTCGATCTCAATAGTGAAGAGTTTTGCTTGATGATATACAACGACCAGAATAGACACTATAGAGAAGCGGTTCAAAGAGTTCGACTAGCCAGCAGAAAAGTCAAAGAGTTTGCCATCATGGTGACGGATAAGGCCCAGGAGTTTGGAAAGGCAAAGGTCGTCACTTCGGTGGATGTAGACgttttgaaggaaagaCAAAGGATTCTTGCGGCTACTGGCATTGCAACTTCTATAAGAAGCCTGAGAGACGTCTTTAGAGAAGACATGTGTGATGAGATTCTCAACTGGATTAGCGAACTCACTGAAAGCGAGatgttcaagatttccaatTCTGTCAAAAATACTTTTTGTAAAGCATTTTGCAGAAAGTGGAGAAACGGGTTGAGAGACGATCCAAAGATTCACCAGTGGTTGCTTTATAATACCGGTTCCcttgattttttcaaccaaatccCCAAAATCCCGTCTAGTAGATTGGAGTCCGACAGGAATCCAGCTTCTCTGCATTGGAAGTTTGTCCCCAAAAAATGGAGGTTGGACCCAAATATCTGCAGAGAATGCGAGTACAACTTGAATACTGACGATTATGACCTTCACAAAAATCATATCGGGTCCCGGCTCCAGTACTTCTGTTACCTTGATATTCGGTTCTGGAGATCGATCAGACTATTGTTGCATGATATGTACTCCACATCGcttatcaccaacttgaagtataAGAACATTATTGCTTGTCAGTACGTGGACATTTATCCTACTATTACCGACATGTTTTTATTAAAGGACAGAGAACCTGAATTGAGTCTAATGTCGACGTTGTCGACCCAATTGTTCACTTGCCCTTCCAACTCCTCTTCCATTGTTGAACATGGGGACTTGGCAAGGATATTTGCTGCAATCTACGGGTTTTTCACCGATGATAAAATCAAGTCTCCTCAAAACGTCGAGGTAACTCACCAAATTTCTCTCAAGAGCTTGAGGAACCGAAGATGGGGTCAAATTTTCTTCGACATAGGCTACATTCTAAGCAGAAATAGGCATGCTTTTACAGTGCTATCTCCTGACGTGATAGCCATGGCATGTGACATATTGGCTCTTTTCCAAGGAAGACCGGTGTTAAAACGGGAAAGTAAGAACCATGTGGAGTTTGAAAACCCCGAATATAGTTCGTTCTTCCAGTCAGTGCTGGTGATCTACCAATTTGCAGAGTCCACCGCTCATTCCCTTAACAACTTAAAGGATGTCAGCGATGAGACCATCAAAGCGTTGTCGAAAAGAGCCATTGCAGATGTTTTCACATTCCTTCTTAATTTGGAAGTCAATAAGTATCCAGGCTTGACGGACGAGACCATTGATGTCAGTTTGGTACCACCGAAAGCAGACGGAACAAGCGATAACACCAGCATTGAAAATTACAGCATTGACAGTGGGAAAGTTAGTTTTCTTCATCCCATCCACTCGTTTGCTTCTTGGTTATTggagtcttcttctttcaactgCATTGAGGTCGTTAGAGAGGTTCTTGACTCTACATGCTCTCAATTCTCACAAGCCGAAAATGTCCAAATTAGCCCAACTGTCTTTTTTGAGTATTCGATAAGGACTATAGTGCTCATGTCTCAAATTAAGTCTGGGCTTTGGGTGAGAAACGGCTTTGGTATCCGATCTCAATTACAGTTGTATAAAAACACCAGCTTGAGAGAAAGCGGATACATGAGAGACCTCTTTATGATCCAACTTTTTTCCAATTTGTACTCCCCAAAGTTGGTTTGTTTCACCATACTCAATCGTTGGCAACTATTGAACGGTTGGATTGCTCAACTAACTGAAGACGAAATCAAGGGAGGAATGACCCCCATGGATAAGGTCAAAGAATCCTTAGCTATTCGACAAGAAGGCAACAAGAGTGAAGAGGCTGGTGATGGAACCGCTTTAACATATGACTCTAAGACATTGTCATATATGCTTGAAGAGTGTTTGAACTTTTTCATTCATTTATTGACGGAAGATCTTTATCTCCGTAGTTTGCCAGACAAGCAAACTGCTAGAACAAGAATCGAGACAGAAATCATCCAGAACCTATGCTTTGAACCTGTGAGCTATACAAAGCTCTGTTCTCAAATCCCCGACCACATTGTTATTGACAAACGGTTCGATATTGTTCTTCATGAGTTGACTATTTTCACTCCTCCTAATACTAGTAAGGATGTTGGATCTTACAGATTGAAGGATAAATATTTCGAAAGAGTTAATCCGTACTACTTCAATTATTCTGCTAACACCAGAGATGATGCTGTCAAGCTAATAAAAGAAAAGGTGAGCACtaccaagaagatcaagatGTCACAAGCTACTATTACACCTTGCATTAGAGATCCTCTGGAGCTTGGAATGTATAAGTACGTGGGAAACTTTTCCATTTCAAGCtattttgaagacttcatTATCACGAACTTACTTTACGTGGAGGCTGTGGGAATTGAGAAAGCTGACTCTCTATTGGAAACGATGTTGCATCTTCTCCATATATGTTCTTATGAAAGTACCCTTAATGTGGAAAAGTATGGCTCTTTCTTCGACGTTATTGCCAAAGGAACTGAAAATTCCGTGTATGCTCCTTTTGGAAACTCGTATACTATTGCAAGCTTTTTGTACAAGTTTTTGTCAACCGACTGTTACAAGGAACACCACTCTAAAATTAGAGCCATCTTCACTAATTTTATCAAAAAGTATGATGTTGATTCTTTAATGAACTCCTTGATCGAAGACTATGATAACAATAAGTTGCACGAAAGTGTGCCCGTTCAAAGCCAGGAAAGTGAAATGgaagtgaagaagagaatggCAAAGGAAAAACAAGCAAAGCTTATGGCTAAGTTTAAGAAACAGCAGTCTCTGTTTTTGAGGAAGAACAAGATGAGCAATATTGAAACCAGTGATACAGaactcgaagaagaagataccATCGGATGGAGTTTCCCAGAACCTCACTGTATTCTTTGTCAGGATACAGCCCAAAATTCAGGCGCTTTTGGAATTATCTCCTATGTGAGCAAGTCGTCAGAATTTCGTTCGGTTCCGTTTGACGACAAGTACTGGTTTCTTAAAGCCTTCTCAGATGGCTGTAACTTGAACGAGGATGAAACGGAAGTAAACGAAAACATTTTCACCAGCAACTGGATGTCCTACATGGATAAGATCAAAGAGGACAATGTTTTGGGTCCAGGGTTTGCTCTGCGTGAACATGTTGATAGCAAGTTGGTATCTCTGAGCTGTGGGCATGGAATGCATTTCAGTTGTTACTTGAGttacttgaacaataacCGGAATCGGCAAAACCAGATCACAAGAAACTCTCCAGATAATCCAGACCACAAAGAGTTTTTGTGTCCTTTGTGTAAagccatcaacaacatgtTTGTACCGATATTGTGGACCAACAACAAGAGACTGATGTCCGAGTTCTTGAAACCAGGACCAATAGACAATGGTGATTTATCAGTGTTCGACTCCTTGAAGCAAATGGAGATATCTAGACTGCAATATTTCCCAGGGTTTATGAAAGCTGCAAGAAAGAGCGTTGAAGAATTTAGTACATTATCTCCAAGTGCAAAGAAGGTAATCGATAACATCTTCAGTACAGACACCAATTCGGACGATTCCCGGGTAAAGCAGACATTCAATATGCTATTATCCAACATGTCTCTGGTGATGACTTTCTTCTCATTTCCTAACTCGTCCAAAGCAGATGCTCCAAGTATCTTAGTTAATAccatcaagtcttttgagATTTCCTTGAGAGGTGAGTCTTCTAATGGGTTACTTGTTCACAAGCAATTGACCAACAATGCATTGATCAACCTTAGGTCACTTGCAGAGTTTAGAAACAGTACATTGTACATGAAAACAAGAGACTTCCCCGAAGAGGACTCCAGAAAGTACGACGTTTACGTGGGCTTAGTCTCCAATTTGCTTTCATTCCACTCCAATTCGTCAttcattgaaaaagtgTTGGAACAGGACTTTTTTGAGTTGTTAGTCAAGACTTTCCCTGTTCCTGAAGCGGGCTTTCTGTTTAATGTGATCTTACGGGCTACATTTATGGCCCATGTCATACAAACCATATATTTGATATCCAAAAATATCTTGTCTCACAACTTTTACCAGTGTCTCGAGTATACCATTTTAGATGTTCCTGTCATATCAACagtggatgaagaaaaagctCATATGGCAGCACAAGTATTCAGAAGGGTCAGAAAGTACTTGATTCCTGATGACGACGAGGATATGATTGCCAATGATAATAAGTTTGGGTTCATATTCTATTCAATGCTTTTGAAAGCATGTACACCATTTATACGGAGAGCTACAATTTACACGTTTGTTTGTTGTGCTGACGATGGCAATTACAATGGACTGGAGGAGATATTCTTGGAAGCAGATCGATTGTGCGATGTTGCCGGCATCGATAGTGTTCATACACTATTACTGAAGTTCTTGTCAAGTACTGGGTCTTTTGAGCAGAAGAAATTCAATGCCTTCTTTGAAAATCTCCATGGCACTAATGGTCGGAGTGAGGATCACCATGTCTCTTTGGAATACCCCGGGcaaatcaagttgatagaCTTACCAGAAAGATTGGactttttcttcaccaaattctATTATTCTGACAAGTATGACAAACCTCACACCACAATTGAGGACCCAGCAgtttgtttgttttgtggacaagttgttgatgtacAGAGGTGTGCCATTGGTTCTCCTTTAGGAGAATGCTCTGCTCaccttttgaaggaatGCCCCAATAATATTGGcatatttcttcttccaaaagatAAGGCCATTCTTCTCTTGCACAAGAATGGAGGCTCTTTCACTGAGGCCCCATACTTGGATCTGCACGGCGAGCTTCCTGTCGAAAGCAAAAGAAGTAATACTCTTTATTTGATGAAGCCTCGATACAATGGTTTGATCCGAAATGCTTGGTTAAACCACAACATTCCTAATCTCATTGTGAGAAAACTTGATCATGTCATTGATGCTGGAGGATGGAACACTTTATAG